From Micromonospora rhizosphaerae, the proteins below share one genomic window:
- a CDS encoding DUF1223 domain-containing protein, whose product MTDPSGTGSNRARSSESPVRARDVAPAGGVAVVEMFTSQGCNSCPPAEEVLTEIERDARKRGQPVFALGFHVDYWDYLGWPDRFADAAYTARQQAYARAFGSGQLYTPQMVVNGTVEFVGSDRRRAATAIASALTGVAAAPLALSVEDAAGATGGGHRVMVDYQTERPPERAVLNVAIVERGLVSDVARGENAGRTLRQDNVVRAFTSVGLDAERGRVELEVPPDLDPRQASVVGYVQNDGDKAIVGAAAIDVSAESG is encoded by the coding sequence ATGACGGACCCATCGGGCACCGGGTCGAATCGTGCCCGCTCGTCAGAGTCGCCGGTGCGGGCGCGGGACGTCGCGCCGGCCGGCGGCGTCGCCGTCGTGGAGATGTTCACCTCTCAGGGCTGCAACAGCTGTCCTCCCGCAGAGGAAGTGCTGACCGAGATCGAGCGCGACGCCCGGAAGCGGGGACAGCCCGTCTTCGCCCTCGGATTTCACGTCGACTACTGGGACTACCTGGGCTGGCCCGACCGGTTCGCCGACGCGGCGTACACCGCGCGGCAGCAGGCATACGCGCGCGCCTTCGGCTCCGGGCAGTTGTACACCCCGCAGATGGTCGTCAACGGCACAGTCGAGTTCGTCGGTTCCGACCGTCGACGGGCGGCAACCGCGATCGCGTCCGCCCTGACGGGGGTAGCCGCCGCGCCGCTGGCACTGTCGGTCGAGGACGCCGCCGGGGCCACGGGCGGCGGGCACCGGGTGATGGTGGACTACCAGACCGAGCGGCCGCCGGAGCGGGCGGTGTTGAACGTGGCGATCGTGGAACGTGGCCTGGTAAGCGACGTCGCCCGGGGTGAGAACGCCGGGCGGACGCTGCGGCAGGACAACGTGGTGCGCGCCTTCACGTCGGTAGGCCTGGACGCCGAGCGTGGGCGGGTGGAACTGGAGGTGCCGCCAGATCTTGATCCTCGACAAGCCTCGGTGGTCGGGTACGTGCAGAACGACGGTGACAAGGCAATCGTCGGCGCCGCGGCCATCGACGTGTCCGCCGAGTCTGGATGA
- the sthA gene encoding Si-specific NAD(P)(+) transhydrogenase, translating to MVVYDYDLLVLGSGPSGQKAAIAAAKLGRRVGIVDRRDMIGGVCINTGTVPSKTLREAVLYLTGLSQRDLYGSRYRVKEEITVSDLAARTQHVISRQTDVIRNQLARNRVAMITGTGRFADAHAVWVDGGSGRESKVTFDKIIIAAGTRPARPESVDFDDRTIVDSDGVINLQAVPRSMVVVGAGVIGMEYASMFAALGTKVTVVERRDRMLEFCDEEVVESLKYHLRDLSVTFRFGEEVAAVEKHQTAALCILKSGKKIVADTVMYSAGRQGQTDDLALEAAGLEADKRGRIEVDANYRTAVDNIYAVGDVIGFPALASTSMEQGRLAAQHACGEPVREMHELQPIGIYTIPEISFVGKTEEGLTDSSTPFEVGIARYRELARGQIVGDSYGMLKLLVSPADGRLLGVHVFGTGATEIVHIGQAVMGCGATVDYLVDAVFNYPTLAEAYKVAALDASNKIRNITRIDG from the coding sequence ATGGTTGTGTATGACTACGACCTGTTGGTGCTCGGCTCCGGTCCCAGCGGTCAGAAGGCGGCGATCGCCGCGGCCAAGCTCGGCAGGCGGGTCGGCATCGTGGACCGGCGCGACATGATCGGTGGGGTGTGCATCAACACCGGCACCGTGCCCTCCAAGACGCTGCGCGAGGCCGTGCTCTACCTGACCGGCCTGAGCCAGCGGGACCTGTATGGCAGCCGCTACCGGGTCAAGGAGGAGATCACGGTCAGCGACCTGGCCGCCCGGACCCAGCACGTGATCAGCCGGCAGACGGACGTCATCCGCAATCAGCTGGCCCGCAACCGGGTCGCGATGATCACCGGCACCGGACGGTTCGCGGACGCGCACGCGGTCTGGGTCGACGGCGGCTCCGGGCGCGAGTCCAAGGTCACCTTCGACAAGATCATTATTGCCGCGGGTACGCGCCCGGCGCGCCCGGAGAGCGTCGACTTCGACGACAGGACCATCGTGGACTCGGACGGCGTCATCAACCTCCAAGCCGTGCCCCGCAGCATGGTCGTGGTCGGCGCCGGCGTGATCGGCATGGAGTACGCGTCCATGTTCGCCGCGCTCGGCACCAAGGTGACCGTGGTCGAACGCCGCGACCGGATGCTCGAGTTCTGCGACGAGGAGGTCGTCGAGTCGCTCAAGTATCACCTGCGCGACCTGTCCGTGACGTTCCGCTTCGGCGAGGAGGTCGCCGCGGTGGAGAAGCACCAGACCGCGGCGCTGTGCATCCTGAAAAGCGGGAAGAAGATCGTCGCGGACACGGTCATGTACTCGGCGGGACGCCAGGGCCAGACCGACGACCTGGCGCTGGAAGCGGCTGGGCTGGAGGCGGACAAGCGCGGCCGGATCGAGGTCGATGCGAACTACCGCACCGCCGTGGACAACATCTACGCGGTCGGTGACGTGATCGGCTTCCCGGCGTTGGCGTCCACGTCGATGGAGCAGGGCCGCCTGGCCGCGCAGCACGCCTGCGGCGAGCCGGTCCGCGAGATGCACGAGTTGCAGCCGATCGGCATCTACACGATTCCCGAGATCAGCTTCGTCGGGAAGACAGAGGAGGGGCTGACCGACAGCTCGACGCCGTTCGAGGTGGGCATCGCGCGCTACCGCGAGCTGGCCCGCGGCCAGATCGTGGGTGACTCGTACGGCATGCTGAAGCTGCTCGTCTCCCCGGCCGACGGCCGGCTGCTCGGCGTACACGTATTCGGGACCGGCGCCACCGAGATCGTCCATATCGGACAGGCGGTGATGGGCTGCGGCGCTACCGTCGACTACCTGGTCGACGCGGTGTTCAACTACCCGACGCTGGCCGAGGCGTACAAGGTCGCCGCCCTGGACGCGTCCAACAAGATCCGCAACATCACCCGGATCGACGGTTAG
- a CDS encoding MFS transporter → MSIAGQGRLSPNVSLPLLASILVSFVAASTAPTPLYGIYQARWHFSPVTTTVVFAVYALAVLASLLTVGKLSDHVGRRPVLLVAIAVQIISLVLFIVATGVSTLLAARVVQGLSAGAATGAVGAAMLDINRARGTLANSIAPGIGTGTGALVSALLIQFLPAPTRLVYVVLLVVLLIQGLGVVLMPETVTPMKGALQSLRPEIKLPPAVRAPLLAVAPVVFAVWALAGFFLALGPALVRALMATSIVVGGLVVFVFSLFGVSTILLLRNAAARTVMHTAITALILGMIITVVSVTAESIPGFFIGLALGGVGFGGGFMGSVKMVMPLVEAHERASVLSLLYIICYVGFGLPTVIAGFLVVYGGGLPRTANEYSVAVILLALVALLGLRRASRTSAG, encoded by the coding sequence ATGAGTATCGCCGGACAGGGGCGACTTTCGCCGAACGTCTCCCTGCCTCTGCTCGCCTCGATCCTCGTGTCCTTCGTGGCCGCGTCGACAGCCCCGACGCCCCTCTACGGGATTTACCAGGCGCGCTGGCACTTCTCGCCGGTCACGACGACGGTGGTGTTCGCCGTCTACGCCCTCGCGGTGCTGGCGTCCCTGCTCACGGTCGGCAAGCTGTCCGACCATGTCGGGCGGCGGCCGGTGCTGCTCGTCGCGATCGCGGTCCAGATCATCTCGCTGGTCCTCTTCATCGTCGCCACCGGCGTGTCCACGCTGCTGGCCGCCCGCGTCGTGCAGGGGCTCTCGGCTGGCGCCGCCACCGGCGCCGTCGGAGCCGCCATGCTCGACATCAACCGCGCCCGCGGCACGCTCGCGAACTCGATCGCCCCCGGTATCGGGACCGGCACCGGTGCCCTGGTTTCGGCGCTGCTCATCCAGTTCCTGCCCGCGCCGACGCGACTGGTGTACGTCGTCCTGCTCGTCGTCCTGCTGATCCAGGGCCTCGGGGTCGTACTGATGCCGGAGACGGTCACGCCGATGAAGGGAGCGCTGCAGAGTCTGCGGCCGGAGATCAAGCTGCCCCCTGCCGTGCGCGCGCCACTACTGGCCGTCGCCCCGGTGGTCTTCGCCGTCTGGGCGCTGGCCGGCTTCTTCCTCGCGCTCGGCCCGGCGCTCGTGCGGGCCCTCATGGCCACCTCGATCGTGGTCGGCGGTCTGGTCGTCTTCGTCTTCTCCCTCTTCGGGGTCAGCACCATTCTCCTGCTGCGCAACGCTGCCGCGCGGACCGTGATGCACACCGCAATCACCGCACTCATCCTGGGCATGATCATCACAGTGGTGTCGGTCACCGCCGAATCCATCCCCGGCTTCTTCATCGGCCTCGCGCTCGGCGGCGTCGGTTTCGGTGGCGGTTTCATGGGCAGCGTCAAGATGGTCATGCCGCTCGTGGAGGCGCACGAACGCGCCAGCGTGCTCTCCCTGCTCTACATCATCTGCTACGTCGGCTTCGGCCTGCCCACCGTCATTGCCGGCTTCCTCGTGGTGTACGGCGGCGGCCTGCCCCGGACCGCCAACGAATACTCCGTCGCCGTCATCCTCCTCGCCCTGGTCGCCCTGCTCGGGCTCCGCAGAGCCAGCAGGACATCAGCCGGCTGA
- a CDS encoding glycoside hydrolase family 10 protein — protein MPAAAPPAATAHRRRTQALVAVVASLAVAVAVGAWSLRDRVVGDGGAAEAGDAAAVATGGTPTCAGRPARAPRELRGMWITTVNNIDWPSRRGLPAETARAEFRGWLDLAVRRNHNAVFVHVRPSGDALWPSRYAPWSEWLTGRRDGRDPGWDPMEFMVAEAHARNLEFHAWFNPYRGGQPATVGGPGPRLDQLAPTHPLRRHPDWVVTYPSADRPGSRLYFNPGVPEARKFVEDSMLEAVQRYDVDGVHFDDFFYPYPEAGQDFPDGAAFARYGRRFADKDAWRRDNVNTLVREMSERIKAIKPWVKFGISPFGIWRNKRTDPAGSATAGLQSYDDIYADTRLWVREQWLDYVVPQLYWHIGFGKADYAKLLPWWAATVRGTRVQLYIGQADYRVGERGAWRDPAELDRQLALNRRHGVSGSVHFSARQVRADKLGAVSRYSAAHYAGPALVPAMAQLPAAQPAAPAVIGARRGDAGGVVLTWRGGGAASFAVYRVDGDAARLVGTARSTGWVDRGAPADRPPSYCVSGLDRSGNEGPLSAPMSVAAQ, from the coding sequence ATGCCCGCCGCCGCTCCGCCCGCTGCCACCGCCCACCGCCGTCGTACCCAAGCGCTCGTCGCGGTGGTCGCCTCGCTCGCCGTGGCGGTCGCGGTCGGCGCCTGGTCGCTGCGGGATCGGGTTGTTGGCGACGGAGGTGCAGCGGAGGCGGGCGACGCGGCCGCCGTCGCCACGGGTGGCACCCCCACCTGCGCCGGCCGGCCGGCCCGGGCACCCCGCGAGCTGCGCGGCATGTGGATCACGACGGTGAACAACATCGACTGGCCGAGCCGGCGCGGGCTGCCGGCCGAGACGGCGCGGGCGGAGTTCCGGGGCTGGCTGGACCTGGCTGTGCGGCGCAACCACAACGCGGTCTTCGTGCACGTGCGGCCGAGCGGGGACGCGCTCTGGCCGTCCAGGTACGCGCCGTGGTCGGAGTGGCTGACCGGACGACGCGATGGTCGCGACCCGGGCTGGGACCCGATGGAATTCATGGTCGCCGAGGCCCACGCCCGCAACCTGGAGTTCCACGCCTGGTTCAACCCGTACCGGGGCGGGCAGCCGGCCACGGTGGGCGGGCCCGGCCCCAGGCTGGACCAGCTCGCGCCGACACATCCGCTGCGGCGGCACCCCGACTGGGTGGTGACCTATCCCAGCGCCGACCGGCCCGGCAGCCGCCTCTACTTCAACCCAGGTGTCCCCGAGGCGCGCAAGTTCGTCGAGGACTCGATGCTGGAGGCGGTCCAGCGGTACGACGTCGACGGGGTGCACTTCGACGACTTCTTCTACCCGTACCCGGAGGCCGGCCAGGACTTCCCGGACGGCGCGGCGTTCGCCCGGTACGGGCGGCGGTTCGCGGACAAGGACGCCTGGCGCCGGGACAACGTGAACACGCTGGTCCGGGAGATGAGCGAGCGGATCAAGGCGATCAAGCCGTGGGTGAAGTTCGGCATCAGCCCGTTCGGTATCTGGCGCAACAAGCGCACCGACCCGGCCGGCTCAGCGACAGCCGGGTTGCAGAGCTACGACGACATCTACGCAGACACCCGACTCTGGGTACGGGAGCAGTGGTTGGACTACGTCGTGCCGCAGCTCTACTGGCACATCGGGTTCGGCAAGGCCGACTACGCCAAGCTGCTGCCGTGGTGGGCGGCCACGGTGCGGGGCACCCGGGTTCAGCTCTACATCGGCCAGGCCGACTACCGGGTGGGCGAGCGCGGCGCCTGGCGCGATCCGGCCGAGCTGGACCGCCAGCTTGCCCTCAACCGACGGCACGGGGTGAGCGGAAGCGTGCACTTCAGCGCCAGGCAGGTGCGCGCCGACAAGCTCGGGGCGGTCAGCCGGTACAGCGCGGCGCACTACGCCGGCCCGGCGCTGGTGCCCGCGATGGCGCAGCTACCGGCGGCGCAGCCGGCCGCACCCGCGGTCATCGGCGCGCGGCGTGGGGACGCCGGCGGGGTCGTGCTGACCTGGCGCGGAGGCGGCGCTGCGAGCTTCGCCGTCTACCGGGTGGACGGCGACGCGGCCCGGCTCGTCGGCACTGCCCGGAGTACCGGCTGGGTCGACCGCGGCGCCCCGGCGGACCGCCCGCCGTCCTACTGCGTGTCCGGACTGGATCGCAGCGGGAACGAGGGACCACTCAGCGCGCCGATGTCCGTCGCCGCGCAGTAA
- a CDS encoding permease prefix domain 1-containing protein has translation MTAPDGQDELEAQFAQWRQHVRRRPELRQSDAEELEDHLRGSVDELIAVGLHADEAFLVAVKRMGALNDLSREFAREHSERLWKQLVLTGETDSPVADTRSRRDLFALAICAAGAAASIKVPALFGMRFEEDGAFYGPNISLFALPWLAAFLAWRRHASKALIGTLLALFALGAVAANAYPLADDSQSVVLTSIHLPIALWIVVGLAYVADDLRSSRRRMDFIRFTGEWFVYYVLIALGGGVLTAFMFGTFEAIGISPEGFVSEWLLPCGAAAAVVVAGWLVEAKQSVVENIAPVLTRLFTPLFTAVLLAFLVALGWTTTGINVEREALILFDLLLVVVLGLLLYSISARDPLAPPGLFDKLQLALVVSALVIDVLVLVEITGRITEYGTTPNKAAALGENVILLANLAWSAWLVLGFVRRRTPFAALERWQTAYLPVYAVWAWIVVLVFPPLFSYL, from the coding sequence ATGACAGCGCCAGACGGTCAGGACGAACTGGAGGCTCAGTTCGCGCAATGGCGTCAACACGTGCGGCGCCGCCCGGAGCTACGACAATCCGACGCCGAAGAGCTTGAGGACCATCTCCGGGGTTCCGTCGATGAGCTCATCGCGGTTGGCCTACACGCCGACGAGGCGTTCCTGGTCGCGGTCAAACGCATGGGTGCCCTGAACGACCTGTCCCGCGAGTTCGCCCGGGAGCACTCGGAACGGCTCTGGAAGCAACTGGTGCTGACCGGCGAGACCGACAGCCCTGTCGCGGACACCCGGTCGCGACGTGACTTGTTCGCGCTGGCCATCTGCGCTGCGGGCGCGGCAGCGTCCATCAAGGTGCCGGCACTGTTCGGGATGCGCTTCGAAGAGGATGGCGCGTTCTACGGGCCCAACATCAGCCTGTTCGCGCTGCCCTGGCTGGCGGCCTTCCTGGCCTGGCGCCGCCACGCCAGCAAAGCGCTGATCGGGACACTGCTGGCGTTGTTCGCGCTCGGCGCCGTGGCCGCCAACGCCTACCCGCTCGCGGACGACTCCCAGTCGGTGGTCCTGACCAGCATTCATCTCCCCATCGCCCTGTGGATCGTGGTCGGTCTGGCCTACGTGGCCGATGATTTGCGCTCGTCACGCCGACGCATGGACTTCATCCGCTTCACCGGCGAGTGGTTCGTCTACTACGTCCTCATCGCTCTCGGTGGCGGCGTGCTGACCGCGTTCATGTTCGGGACCTTCGAGGCCATCGGGATCTCCCCGGAAGGCTTCGTCTCGGAGTGGCTGCTTCCCTGCGGCGCCGCCGCCGCAGTGGTGGTGGCCGGGTGGCTCGTCGAGGCCAAGCAGAGTGTCGTCGAGAACATCGCCCCAGTGCTCACGCGACTGTTCACCCCGCTGTTCACGGCGGTGCTGCTGGCCTTCCTTGTGGCCCTCGGCTGGACCACCACCGGCATCAACGTCGAGCGGGAAGCCCTGATCCTGTTCGACCTCCTGCTGGTCGTGGTGCTGGGGTTGCTGCTCTACTCGATCTCGGCCCGCGATCCGCTGGCCCCGCCCGGCCTGTTCGACAAGCTGCAGCTCGCCCTCGTGGTCAGCGCACTGGTGATTGATGTGCTGGTGCTGGTGGAAATCACCGGGCGCATCACCGAGTACGGCACCACACCCAACAAGGCGGCGGCGCTCGGTGAGAACGTCATCCTGCTGGCCAATCTCGCCTGGTCGGCGTGGCTGGTGCTGGGTTTCGTCCGCCGGCGCACACCGTTCGCGGCGCTCGAGCGCTGGCAGACCGCCTACCTCCCGGTGTACGCCGTGTGGGCTTGGATCGTTGTCCTGGTCTTTCCCCCGTTGTTCAGCTACCTCTGA
- a CDS encoding PadR family transcriptional regulator, producing MRVTKDLVAASATPMVLGILAEGESYGYAILRRINELSGGELNWTEGLLYPLLHRLERLGYVESSWQSVTGERRRKYYRITNSGLAELAEQRRQWDTVVDALKQIWQGPGDFRPSIAIPLEVQA from the coding sequence GTGAGGGTCACCAAGGATCTCGTCGCCGCCTCGGCGACACCGATGGTGCTGGGCATCCTGGCCGAGGGGGAGAGCTACGGCTACGCCATCCTCAGACGGATCAATGAGCTGTCCGGTGGAGAGCTGAACTGGACCGAGGGACTGCTCTACCCGTTGCTGCACCGGCTTGAGCGCCTCGGATATGTGGAGTCGAGCTGGCAGTCGGTCACTGGGGAGCGGCGGCGCAAGTACTACCGCATCACCAACAGTGGCCTGGCTGAGCTTGCCGAGCAACGCCGCCAGTGGGACACCGTCGTGGACGCGCTCAAGCAGATCTGGCAGGGCCCCGGCGATTTCAGGCCGTCGATTGCGATCCCGCTGGAGGTCCAGGCATGA
- the aceE gene encoding pyruvate dehydrogenase (acetyl-transferring), homodimeric type, protein MTDIGRKQPSALDQIPDRDPEETAEWAASLDAVTAAAGPHRASYLLRRTLEHAKGSGLALPKLLETEYINTIPTAAEPEFPGDEEMERRITAWNRWNAAAMVTRGSRYGLGGHIATFASAAWLYETGFQHFFRGKEADGSGDQLYIQGHASPGIYARAFLDGRLTEGHLDRFRQEAGGDGLPSYPHPRRLPWLWEFATVSMGLGPLSAIYQARFNRYLQHRGIKDTSASRVWAFLGDGEMDEPESTAALALAGREGLHNLTFVINCNLQRLDGPVRSNFKIVQELEAQFRAAGWNVVKSLWGSAWDDLFALDTTGALVRRLREVPDGQFQTYAARDVSYIREHFFGADPALVEMAKVLTDAKIAECFHASRAGHEPRKVYAAYRAAVEHRGAPTVILAQTVKGHTLGPGFASRNANHQMKKLTGNEFRALRDFLELPIPDSKLNDELVPYVHPGADSPEVRYLHERRAALGGPAPARRVHPVVLPQPPAKPFEVLAKGSGSQEIATTMAFVRLVKDLMRDPETGRRWVPIVPDEARTFGMESLFPTAGIYSPHGQTYDPVDRDMLLYYKEATNGQILHEGITEAGSMADFTAAATSYATHGEPMIPFYIFYAMFGWQRTADQMWALADQLGRGFLIGATAGRTTMTGEGLQHADGHSHLIASTNPAAVAYDPAFAYEVAVIVRDGLRRMYGPDAENVFYYLTVYNEPKVQPPMPPGAAIEEGILKGLYRFREADAQELAADAPRLQLLASGTAIHWALEAQRLLASDWGVAADVWSATSWSELRRDALDCDAAQLKGEDRIPYVTRVLDGAPGPVLAVSDWMRAVPDQISQWVPQDWHSIGTDGFGLSDTREAARRHFGVDPQSAVVAALAALARRGDVKPETVQEARKRYGIA, encoded by the coding sequence ATGACCGACATCGGGCGAAAGCAGCCAAGCGCACTCGATCAAATCCCGGACCGCGACCCCGAGGAGACCGCCGAGTGGGCCGCCTCTCTCGACGCCGTCACCGCGGCAGCCGGGCCGCACCGCGCCTCGTACCTCTTGCGCCGCACTCTTGAACACGCCAAGGGCTCCGGCCTCGCGCTGCCGAAGCTGCTGGAGACCGAGTACATCAACACCATCCCGACCGCCGCCGAGCCGGAGTTCCCCGGCGACGAGGAGATGGAACGGCGCATCACCGCCTGGAACCGCTGGAACGCCGCCGCGATGGTGACCCGCGGCAGCCGCTACGGCCTGGGCGGCCACATCGCCACCTTCGCCTCCGCCGCCTGGCTCTACGAGACCGGCTTCCAGCACTTCTTCCGCGGTAAGGAGGCCGACGGCTCCGGCGACCAGCTCTACATCCAGGGCCATGCCTCGCCCGGCATCTACGCCCGCGCCTTCCTCGACGGACGGCTCACCGAGGGCCACCTCGACCGGTTCCGGCAGGAGGCGGGCGGCGATGGCCTCCCCTCCTACCCGCACCCGCGCCGGCTGCCGTGGCTCTGGGAGTTCGCAACCGTGTCGATGGGCCTGGGCCCGCTGTCAGCGATCTACCAGGCGCGGTTCAACCGCTATCTGCAGCACCGTGGCATCAAGGACACCTCCGCCTCGCGGGTGTGGGCGTTCCTCGGCGACGGCGAGATGGACGAGCCCGAGTCGACCGCCGCGCTCGCCCTCGCTGGTCGCGAAGGCCTGCACAATCTCACCTTCGTGATCAACTGCAACCTGCAGCGGCTCGATGGACCGGTGCGCTCCAACTTCAAGATCGTCCAGGAGCTGGAGGCCCAGTTCCGCGCGGCGGGCTGGAACGTCGTCAAGTCGCTCTGGGGCTCGGCCTGGGACGACCTGTTCGCGCTCGACACCACCGGCGCGCTCGTACGCCGGCTGCGCGAAGTCCCCGACGGGCAGTTCCAGACGTACGCGGCCCGAGACGTCAGCTACATCCGCGAACACTTCTTCGGCGCCGACCCGGCGCTCGTCGAGATGGCGAAGGTGCTCACCGACGCGAAGATCGCCGAGTGCTTCCACGCCTCGCGGGCGGGCCACGAACCACGCAAGGTGTACGCCGCCTATCGGGCCGCCGTCGAGCACCGGGGCGCGCCGACCGTGATCCTCGCCCAGACGGTCAAGGGTCACACGCTCGGCCCCGGCTTCGCGTCGCGCAACGCGAACCACCAGATGAAGAAGCTGACCGGCAACGAGTTCCGTGCGCTGCGCGACTTCCTCGAACTCCCGATCCCCGACAGCAAGCTCAACGATGAGCTGGTGCCGTACGTCCACCCCGGCGCCGACTCGCCGGAGGTCCGCTACCTCCACGAGCGCAGGGCCGCGCTGGGCGGGCCCGCCCCGGCTCGCCGCGTCCACCCGGTGGTGCTGCCCCAACCGCCCGCCAAGCCGTTCGAAGTCTTGGCCAAGGGGTCCGGCAGCCAGGAGATCGCGACGACCATGGCCTTCGTCCGCCTGGTCAAGGATCTGATGCGGGATCCGGAGACCGGCAGGCGGTGGGTGCCCATCGTTCCGGACGAGGCACGTACCTTCGGCATGGAGTCGCTCTTCCCCACCGCCGGGATCTACTCCCCGCACGGCCAGACCTACGATCCGGTCGATCGCGACATGCTCCTGTACTACAAGGAAGCCACGAACGGCCAGATCCTCCACGAGGGCATCACCGAAGCCGGTTCGATGGCCGACTTCACGGCCGCCGCCACGTCGTACGCCACCCACGGCGAGCCGATGATCCCGTTCTACATCTTCTACGCGATGTTCGGCTGGCAACGGACGGCCGACCAGATGTGGGCACTCGCGGACCAGCTCGGCCGGGGCTTCCTCATCGGCGCCACCGCCGGCCGTACGACGATGACCGGCGAGGGCCTGCAACACGCGGACGGTCATTCCCACCTGATCGCGTCCACGAACCCCGCCGCGGTCGCCTACGACCCGGCCTTCGCGTACGAGGTCGCCGTGATCGTCCGCGACGGGCTGCGCCGGATGTACGGGCCGGACGCGGAAAACGTCTTCTACTACCTCACGGTCTACAACGAGCCGAAGGTCCAGCCGCCCATGCCGCCGGGCGCGGCCATCGAGGAGGGCATCCTCAAGGGCCTCTACCGCTTCCGGGAAGCCGATGCCCAGGAGTTGGCGGCGGATGCCCCGCGTCTGCAACTCCTCGCGTCCGGCACCGCCATTCACTGGGCCCTGGAGGCCCAGCGGCTCCTCGCCAGCGACTGGGGCGTGGCGGCCGACGTGTGGTCCGCCACGTCCTGGAGCGAGCTGCGCCGCGACGCTCTGGACTGTGACGCGGCGCAGCTCAAGGGCGAGGACCGGATCCCTTACGTCACCCGGGTGCTGGACGGCGCCCCCGGCCCGGTGCTCGCCGTCAGCGACTGGATGCGGGCGGTCCCGGACCAGATCAGCCAGTGGGTGCCGCAGGACTGGCACTCGATCGGCACGGACGGCTTCGGCCTCTCCGACACCCGCGAGGCCGCCCGTCGCCACTTCGGGGTTGACCCGCAGTCGGCCGTGGTCGCGGCGCTCGCCGCCCTGGCCCGGCGCGGCGACGTCAAGCCCGAGACCGTTCAGGAGGCCCGCAAGCGCTACGGAATCGCCTAG
- a CDS encoding GntR family transcriptional regulator, with protein MAPPVVHSLPRQIREYIVEGIVSGRWKPGERIVERRIAVELEVSQTPIREALRELEMLRLIESAPNKGVRVRNLSAADLEEIYPVRAGLEQIAASLAAPRLGKDVSVLEPEVAALYEADRRSDAEAQVRHTVAFHRELVRASGNSVLLHTWESLGIEVWTTLSIRWLGTRQQSYAEEHEAIVEAFRQRDPRVDVLVKEHVLGCAPQV; from the coding sequence ATGGCCCCGCCCGTCGTCCACTCGCTGCCTCGGCAGATCCGCGAGTACATCGTCGAGGGGATTGTCAGCGGGCGCTGGAAGCCGGGCGAGCGGATCGTGGAACGGCGGATCGCCGTGGAGCTGGAGGTCAGCCAGACGCCCATCCGGGAGGCGCTGCGCGAGTTGGAGATGCTGCGGCTGATCGAGTCCGCACCCAACAAGGGCGTACGGGTACGCAATCTATCCGCGGCCGATCTCGAGGAGATCTATCCCGTGCGGGCGGGCCTCGAGCAGATCGCTGCTTCGCTTGCCGCGCCACGGCTGGGCAAGGACGTCTCCGTCCTGGAGCCCGAGGTCGCTGCGCTCTACGAGGCCGATCGCAGGAGTGATGCCGAGGCCCAGGTACGTCATACGGTCGCCTTCCATCGGGAGTTGGTGCGCGCATCCGGGAACAGCGTGCTGCTGCACACCTGGGAGTCGCTCGGTATCGAGGTGTGGACGACGCTCTCCATCCGGTGGCTGGGCACCCGCCAGCAGTCGTACGCGGAGGAGCACGAGGCGATCGTCGAGGCCTTTCGGCAACGGGATCCGCGGGTCGACGTGTTGGTCAAGGAGCATGTGCTCGGTTGTGCTCCCCAGGTCTGA